A region from the Drosophila takahashii strain IR98-3 E-12201 chromosome 2L, DtakHiC1v2, whole genome shotgun sequence genome encodes:
- the LOC108066308 gene encoding adult cuticle protein 1 translates to MKFAVVVVLFALAWGVNSSVVPLLSSIHGGVVVGAPAVAGSVAIQASAVPAAVPAAVPLALSPAGPVLIQSGPAVVAAPTVIAAHGPAVVAAPAPAVVAVAAPEASYVAKTRGAVHVAPLPGHVQSAASVNLEPAPGTW, encoded by the exons ATGAAG TTCGCCGTTGTCGTAGTCCTGTTCGCTTTGGCCTGGGGAGTCAACAGCTCGGTGGTGCCTCTGCTGAGCTCCATCCACGGAGGAGTGGTGGTTGGAGCCCCCGCCGTCGCCGGTTCGGTGGCCATCCAGGCATCTGCTGTTCCCGCTGCCGTTCCCGCTGCCGTCCCCCTGGCCCTCTCGCCGGCCGGACCCGTGCTCATCCAGTCTGGACCCGCTGTTGTTGCCGCTCCAACGGTGATTGCTGCCCATGGTCCCGCCGTGGTGGCTGCCCCTGCTCCCGCCGTCGTGGCCGTCGCCGCTCCGGAGGCCAGCTATGTGGCCAAGACCCGTGGAGCCGTCCACGTGGCCCCTCTGCCCGGGCATGTGCAGTCCGCTGCCTCCGTGAACCTGGAACCCGCACCAGGCACCTGGTAA
- the LOC108069853 gene encoding adult cuticle protein 1 isoform X1, with protein MQLKSDQIRLNAHWRPLKAVRRPFPIPMGYVGFSFAVAVVMFVCALAGAHASWAQIAPGVSYVSPVAHGGPGLWNGAWNGAWNGAWNGAWNNGWNGAHWGAPAAVAVHASAAGAPWGLTGAGWHGAAVPGINLAQGPGLAAGHGHEGVYVAKTRGAIHTAPLAGHINSATSVNVAPAPGTL; from the exons ATGCAACTCAAATCAGATCAGATCCGCCTTAACGCCCACTGGAGGCCTTTGAAAGCCGTTAGGCGGCCGTTCCCGATTCCGATGGGATATGTAGGATTTTCT TTCGCCGTTGCCGTAGTCATGTTCGTGTGCGCCCTGGCTGGAGCTCATGCCTCGTGGGCCCAGATCGCTCCCGGTGTGTCCTATGTGAGCCCCGTGGCCCATGGCGGACCTGGTCTGTGGAACGGAGCCTGGAATGGCGCCTGGAACGGTGCCTGGAACGGCGCCTGGAACAACGGCTGGAACGGTGCCCACTGGGGTGCCCCCGCTGCCGTTGCCGTCCACGCCAGTGCTGCTGGTGCTCCCTGGGGTCTGACCGGTGCTGGATGGCACGGAGCTGCCGTTCCCGGAATCAACCTCGCCCAGGGACCTGGTCTGGCCGCCGGCCATGGCCATGAGGGCGTCTATGTGGCCAAGACCCGTGGTGCCATCCACACCGCTCCCCTGGCCGGACACATCAACTCTGCCACCTCCGTGAACGTGGCCCCCGCCCCGGGAACCCTGTAA
- the ATPsynGL gene encoding ATP synthase subunit g, mitochondrial, with product MSQLVAKAQALANKIVVAARPQLEEFWKYAKVELSPPLPADFQKLKKTAETAKNVSKKDMKGQLKKSGLSQTTVKEAWLNILVTVEVITWFYMGEVIGRRHFVGYKV from the exons ATGAGTCAATTGGTTGCCAAGGCCCAGGCCCTAGCCAACA AGATTGTAGTGGCAGCACGTCCGCAGCTCGAAGAATTCTGGAAGTATGCCAAGGTGGAGCTATCGCCTCCGTTGCCCGCGGATTTCCAGAAGTTGAAGAAGACCGCCGAGACCGCTAAGAATGTCTCCAAGAAGGATATGAAGGGCCAGCTGAAGAAGTCGGGACTTTCCCAGACCACCGTCAAGGAGGCCTGGCTAAATATTCTGGTCACCGTGGAGGTTATTACCTGGTTTTACATGGGCGAGGTCATCGGTCGCCGTCACTTCGTCGGCTACAAGGTCTAA
- the LOC108069853 gene encoding adult cuticle protein 1 isoform X2 encodes MKFAVAVVMFVCALAGAHASWAQIAPGVSYVSPVAHGGPGLWNGAWNGAWNGAWNGAWNNGWNGAHWGAPAAVAVHASAAGAPWGLTGAGWHGAAVPGINLAQGPGLAAGHGHEGVYVAKTRGAIHTAPLAGHINSATSVNVAPAPGTL; translated from the exons ATGAAG TTCGCCGTTGCCGTAGTCATGTTCGTGTGCGCCCTGGCTGGAGCTCATGCCTCGTGGGCCCAGATCGCTCCCGGTGTGTCCTATGTGAGCCCCGTGGCCCATGGCGGACCTGGTCTGTGGAACGGAGCCTGGAATGGCGCCTGGAACGGTGCCTGGAACGGCGCCTGGAACAACGGCTGGAACGGTGCCCACTGGGGTGCCCCCGCTGCCGTTGCCGTCCACGCCAGTGCTGCTGGTGCTCCCTGGGGTCTGACCGGTGCTGGATGGCACGGAGCTGCCGTTCCCGGAATCAACCTCGCCCAGGGACCTGGTCTGGCCGCCGGCCATGGCCATGAGGGCGTCTATGTGGCCAAGACCCGTGGTGCCATCCACACCGCTCCCCTGGCCGGACACATCAACTCTGCCACCTCCGTGAACGTGGCCCCCGCCCCGGGAACCCTGTAA
- the Acp1 gene encoding adult cuticle protein 1 has protein sequence MKFAVAIVFTLALAMGVQSSVIPLLSQVAGHGLSYTAVSGPAVVASPWAVPAAHWPAAVNVASWPPAAIHAPAAVAVHAAAPAVVAAHAPAVVVAPVAHEGVYTAQTRGAIHTAPLAGHIQSVASINAAPAPGTL, from the exons ATGAAA TTCGCCGTCGCCATTGTCTTCACCCTGGCCCTCGCCATGGGCGTGCAGTCGTCTGTGATCCCCCTGCTGTCCCAGGTGGCTGGTCATGGACTCTCCTACACCGCCGTCTCCGGACCCGCTGTGGTGGCCTCTCCCTGGGCCGTTCCCGCTGCCCACTGGCCCGCCGCCGTAAACGTGGCCTCCTGGCCTCCGGCAGCGATCCATGCTCCGGCTGCCGTGGCCGTCCATGCCGCCGCTCCCGCCGTGGTGGCTGCTCATGCTCCCGCCGTCGTCGTTGCCCCGGTTGCCCATGAGGGCGTCTACACTGCCCAGACCCGCGGAGCCATCCACACCGCCCCTCTGGCCGGACACATCCAGTCGGTGGCCTCCATCAACGCCGCCCCTGCTCCCGGAACTCTGTAA